The Usitatibacter rugosus genome segment GATCACCCAGCGCTCGACCAGCTGGTAGTAGAGGACCGTGAGCAGCAGGGGCACCAGCACCATCACGATGCCGGCAAGCGACTTCGCGAACATCCACGCGTACGGCCCGTAGTGCGGGCCGAAGTAGCCGGTCACGCCGGCCTGCGCCTGGGCGAGCAGCTCGTTCACGCGACCCTCTGCACGGAGACTTTCTCGATCGTGAGCTCGCCCTCGCCCAGCGCCACCGTTTCGCGGATGCCGCGCGCGACGCGCACGCAGCCTTCCGGAACCGCGGCGTCGATGGCGGCAGGCAGCACGGCTTCACCTCCGCCCTGGCGCAGGCGCACGGACTGGCCGTCGGCCAGGCCCAGCGCGGCGAACGTGGCGGGGTTCATGCGCGCCTTGCCGGCCGCGGCCGCATCGGCGGTCTTCTGCAGCGGGGCCGAGCGGCGCACGATCGCATCCGTGGCGTACAGCGGCACTTCGGCGATGCGCTCGTAGGTGCCGCTGCCGGAACGGCCGGCGGCGCCTTCGGTGGAGATGGCGTTGTCGAGGCCAGTGCGGGCCCAGGCCGCGAGATCCGGCGCGATGGCGTGGCGAAGCTGCTCGATCGTCTCGACCTGAAAGCCGTCCAGGCCCAGCTCGTCGCCGAGCATGCGCAGCACTTTCCACGCAGGCTTCGAGTCGCCGAGCGGCTTCACGACCGCGTTGAAGGTCTGCGCGCGGCCTTCCATGTTCACGAACGTGCCGCCGGTCTCGGTGAACGGGCCGATCGGCAGCATCACGTGCGCATGGTCGGCGAGGCCGTTGCGGTAGGCGGTGAGGGCCACGACGAATTCCGCGCCGGCGAGCGCGCGCACGGTTCCGGCGGGGCAATCGACTTCGGGTTCCACGCCGGCCAGGAAGTAGCCCTTGCGCGGCGCGGCGACCATGCCGCGCGCGTCCAGGCCCTTGCGCGGGAGGGCGCCGACGCGGTGCGCTCCGACGGCATTGGCGCCGTCAGGCAGCACGCCGACCGTGGCACCGGTTTCCTTCGCGAGGCGCTGCACGGCGGAGAGCAGCTCCGAGAATTGCGAATGCTGCTGCGCGTAGTGGCCGAGGAGGATCGCGGCCTTCTTGCCCTTCAGCGCCTCGGCGAACGAGGCCACTTCGGAGACGAGCTTCGAAGGCTTCACGATGCGCTTGCCGGCCACCGGCATCAGCAGGGAATCATCGGCCGCGTGCAGCACGTGCACGGCGAGGCCCTTCTTGGCCGCGGCGCGCAGGCGCGTGGCGAGGAGCGGTTGTTCCTTGCGGAGCGTCGAGCCCACCAGCAGCACGGCCTCCAGCTTCGAGAGATCCGCGACCGGCATGCCGAGCCACGGAGCGCCGGCCGTCTTCGGGAACGAGGACTGGCGCAGGCGGTGATCGATGTTGTCGCACCCCAGGCCGCGCACCAGGGCCTGGGCCAGGTGCAGCTCCTCGACGGTGAGGTTCGGGGCCACGAGGCAGCCGAGCGCATCGCCGCCGTGCTTCACGGCGACGTCCTTCAAACCCTTGGCGGCGACGTCGAGGGCCTCGGCCCACTCGACCTCGGCCCAGCCGGTGGAGCGCTTCACCATCGGGCGGGTGAGGCGGTCGTCGGCGTTCAAGCCTTCGTAGGCGAAGCGGTCGCGGTCGGAGAGCCAGCCTTCGTTCAGCGTCTCGTCCTCGAGCGGCAGGGAGCGCATCACTCGGTCCTGCTTGGTCTGGATGACCATCGGGGAGTTGAGCGAGTCGTGCGCGGAGACGGACTTGCGGCGGGAGAGCTCCCACGAGCGAGCCGTGTAGCGGAACGGCTTGGAGGTGAGCGCGCCGACCGGGCAGAGGTCGATCATGTTGCCCGACACTTCGGAGTCGACCGTGCGGCCGACGAACGAGAGGATCTCGGAGTGCTCGCCGCGCCCAGCCATGCCGAGCTCCATCACGCCGGCGACTTCCTGGCCGAAGCGAACACAGCGCGTGCAGTGGATGCAGCGCGTCATGTCCGTGGAGATGAGTGGGCCGAGGTCCTTGTTCGCCACCGAGCGCTTCTCTTCCTGGTAGCGCGAGGCGGAGCCGCCGTAGCCCACGGCGAGGTCCTGCAGCTGGCATTCGCCGCCCTGGTCGCAGATCGGGCAGTCGAGCGGGTGGTTGATGAGCAGGAACTCCATCACGCCCTTCTGCGCGTCGATGGCCTGCTTCGAGTGCGTCTGCACCTTCATGCCCTCGGTGGCGGGCGTGGCGCAGGCCGGCAGCGGCTTGGGCGCCTTCTCCACTTGCACCAGGCACATGCGGCAGTTGGCCGCGATGCTCAATTTCTTGTGGTAGCAGAAGTGCGGGACGAAGAGGCCGAGCTTGTTCGCGGCTTCCATCACCGTCTGGCCGTTCTCGACCGTGACGGCCGTACCGTCGATTTCCAGGTTGATGGGCATCAGTCCGCCGCCATTTTGGCCGCATCGCCGTGGGCCGAGCTATACCCGCCGGCCTTCACGCTGCAGCACTTGTTCTTGATGTGGTATTCGAATTCCTCGCGGAACACCTTCACGAACGCGCGCACCGGCATCGCCGCCGCGTCGCCCAGCGCGCAGATCGTGCGGCCCTGGATGTTGTCGGCGAGGTTGAGCAGGAGGTCCAGGTCTTCCATGCGACCCTCGCCGTGCTCGATGCGCTGGATGATGCGGTAGAGCCAGCCCGTGCCCTCGCGGCACGGCGTGCACTGGCCGCAGGACTCCTCGAAGTAGAAGTACGCGAGGCGCTCCGCGGCCTTCACCATGCAGGTGTCCTCGTCCATCACGATGACCGCGCCGGAGCCGAGCATCGAGCCCGCCTTCGCGATCGAGTCGTAGTCCATGTCGGTGGCCATCATCACTTCGCCCGTGAGCACGGGCATGGACGAGCCGCCGGGGATCACGCCCTTCAGCTTCTTGCCGCCGCGCATGCCGCCGGCCATCTCGAGCAGCTTCGCGAACGGCGTGCCCAGGCGCACCTCGTAGTTGCCGGGCTTGTTCACGTGGCCCGACACGGAAAAGATCTTGGTGCCGCCGTTGTTGGGCTTGCCCATGCCGAGGAACCAGTCGCCGCCGTTCATCACGATGGCGGGGACAGCCGCGAAGGTCTCGGTGTTGTTGATCGTGGTGGGCTTGCCGTAGACGCCGTAGCTCGCAGGGAACGGCGGCTTGAAGCGCGGCTGGCCCTTCTTGCCCTCGAGCGATTCCAGCAGCGCCGTCTCCTCGCCGCAGATGTACGCGCCGTAGCCGTGGTGGGCGAAGAGCTCGAAATCGATGCCGCCGCCGAGGATGTTCTTGCCGAGGTAGCCGGCCTTGCGGGCTTCCTCCAGCGCTTCCTCGAAGCGTTCGTACTCGGCCCAGATCTCGCCGTGGACGTAGTTGTAGCCGACCGTCGCACCCATGCAGTACCCGGCGATGATCATCCCCTCGATGAGGATGTGCGGGTTGTAGCGATGGATGTCGCGGTCCTTGAACGTGCCGGGCTCGCCTTCGTCGGAATTGCACACGACGTACTTCTGCCCGGTGTAGTTCTTGGGCATGAAGGTCCACTTGAGGCCGGTGGGGAAGCCCGCGCCGCCGCGGCCGCGAAGCGCGCCCTTCTTCACTTCCGCGATGATCGCGTCGGGCGTGAGCTTCTCGGCGACGATCTTCTTCAGCGCCGCGTAGCCGCCGCGCGCTTCGTAGTCCTTGAGGCGCCAGTTCTCGCCGTCCAGGCCCTTCATGATCACGGCGTCCGGACCGTAGTCGAGCATCGTGGCCATTACTTGAGCTCCTCGATCAGCTTGTCCAGCTTCTCGTTGCTCATGAAGCTGCACATGCGCTTGTTGTCCACCAGCAGCACCGGCGCATCGCCGCAGGCGCCCATGCACTCGCCTTCCTTCAGCGTGAAGCCGCCGTCGGCCGTGGTCTCGTTGAAATCCACGCCGAGCTTCTTCTTCAGGTATTCGGCCGCATCCGCGCCGCCCGAGAGCGCGCACGGCAGGTTGGTGCACACCGTCACCTTGTGGCGCGCGTTCGGCTTGAGGTTGTACATCGCGTAGAACGTGGCGACCTCGTAGACCGCGACGGGCGGCATGCCCAGCACCTTCGCGACCTCTTCCATCAGTTCGTTGGACAGCCAGCCGTGCTCATCCTGGGCGATGGCGAGCGCGCTCATCACCGCGGACTGCCGCTGCTCGGGCGGGTACTTGGTGGCCTCCCGCTCGATCTTCGCGAGGGCGCCGTCGGAGAGCAGGCTCATGCCTCGTCCTTCCAGTAGTCCACGCCGCTGTCGGCCTTGGTCATGTGGCGCAGCCGCGGCGTGCTGGCACCGCCGAACGCTCCGACCTTGCCCGAATCCGGGTACTCGCAGATCTCGGCGGGCAGCATGGTCGAGACGGAAATGTAGGC includes the following:
- the nuoG gene encoding NADH-quinone oxidoreductase subunit NuoG, which produces MPINLEIDGTAVTVENGQTVMEAANKLGLFVPHFCYHKKLSIAANCRMCLVQVEKAPKPLPACATPATEGMKVQTHSKQAIDAQKGVMEFLLINHPLDCPICDQGGECQLQDLAVGYGGSASRYQEEKRSVANKDLGPLISTDMTRCIHCTRCVRFGQEVAGVMELGMAGRGEHSEILSFVGRTVDSEVSGNMIDLCPVGALTSKPFRYTARSWELSRRKSVSAHDSLNSPMVIQTKQDRVMRSLPLEDETLNEGWLSDRDRFAYEGLNADDRLTRPMVKRSTGWAEVEWAEALDVAAKGLKDVAVKHGGDALGCLVAPNLTVEELHLAQALVRGLGCDNIDHRLRQSSFPKTAGAPWLGMPVADLSKLEAVLLVGSTLRKEQPLLATRLRAAAKKGLAVHVLHAADDSLLMPVAGKRIVKPSKLVSEVASFAEALKGKKAAILLGHYAQQHSQFSELLSAVQRLAKETGATVGVLPDGANAVGAHRVGALPRKGLDARGMVAAPRKGYFLAGVEPEVDCPAGTVRALAGAEFVVALTAYRNGLADHAHVMLPIGPFTETGGTFVNMEGRAQTFNAVVKPLGDSKPAWKVLRMLGDELGLDGFQVETIEQLRHAIAPDLAAWARTGLDNAISTEGAAGRSGSGTYERIAEVPLYATDAIVRRSAPLQKTADAAAAGKARMNPATFAALGLADGQSVRLRQGGGEAVLPAAIDAAVPEGCVRVARGIRETVALGEGELTIEKVSVQRVA
- the nuoF gene encoding NADH-quinone oxidoreductase subunit NuoF, whose translation is MLDYGPDAVIMKGLDGENWRLKDYEARGGYAALKKIVAEKLTPDAIIAEVKKGALRGRGGAGFPTGLKWTFMPKNYTGQKYVVCNSDEGEPGTFKDRDIHRYNPHILIEGMIIAGYCMGATVGYNYVHGEIWAEYERFEEALEEARKAGYLGKNILGGGIDFELFAHHGYGAYICGEETALLESLEGKKGQPRFKPPFPASYGVYGKPTTINNTETFAAVPAIVMNGGDWFLGMGKPNNGGTKIFSVSGHVNKPGNYEVRLGTPFAKLLEMAGGMRGGKKLKGVIPGGSSMPVLTGEVMMATDMDYDSIAKAGSMLGSGAVIVMDEDTCMVKAAERLAYFYFEESCGQCTPCREGTGWLYRIIQRIEHGEGRMEDLDLLLNLADNIQGRTICALGDAAAMPVRAFVKVFREEFEYHIKNKCCSVKAGGYSSAHGDAAKMAAD
- the nuoE gene encoding NADH-quinone oxidoreductase subunit NuoE is translated as MSLLSDGALAKIEREATKYPPEQRQSAVMSALAIAQDEHGWLSNELMEEVAKVLGMPPVAVYEVATFYAMYNLKPNARHKVTVCTNLPCALSGGADAAEYLKKKLGVDFNETTADGGFTLKEGECMGACGDAPVLLVDNKRMCSFMSNEKLDKLIEELK